ATACCTTGTAATGGGCACGGAGTTCGataaggttcttgcaggccaagcccgtaacctTGAGCGTTtttacatcgtcggtggtttccatcctagcgaacttgtagtcggtgatattgacaaacctggcgaaacagTCGGAAGGATTTCTGGCCATgtagtagtggtagatgaggacatgatggcgcacgcacaactgggtgaCAGCAACCTTCTGATCTTTCCTGGGATGACCgccggtgtactggaggtcgatgccgaccacttTGTACTTGACCTGAGCAAGCAAGTGCTCCACGATGTTGATGTAGTCCTCCACCATGGctgggtcgatggtgtacaccaccgagagatcggTCTCCCTCACGTGGGTCTCCACTTGATGctcaccgaactccattggagcgtcGCTAGAtatcctctctgtatgtgtcttcgtgtgtgtgcttgttgtgttgtggggcgcggtCAAAAGGTtaaagagactaaggttataatgtcCACGGGAGTTAATGGGGAAGCCGGACATCCTGGAATATCGGCACGCCCAGATGGCAGTTTTAATTTGCTGCGCGTAACTTCATCGTGCCACACGTAACTACATCATGGCGACGCACCCGGTggaaccgcatgcatatggggcccccaaTGTACGTGCGCAGGCCCCAAACGCCGGCAGAGCACGCGCATAGGCAGTGTCTGGCAGTTCAACTTCACCTCAAGTACGCATCATATACAACTCATATCACCTGCAGTCTGGTACAAATGGTCAAAGCATCACACAGCGTTGATGTTGCAGCCATGCCCTTCAACCTCATGAAGGAGAGGCTCGAGTTCATTGACGCGGACAAGTGCGAGTGCAAGTCGACCCTCATTGAGTGTGGCGGCATCGGGACGACGATTGAGACCGCCACTTCGCACATCAAGGTGGAGCCGGCAGCCAACGGCGGGAGCGTGGTGAAGGTGGAATCAACATACAAGCTgctgctgttggggaacgtagtaatttcaaaaaaattctacgcacacacaagatcatggtgatgcatagcaacgagaggggagagtgttgcccacgtaccctcgtagaccgaaagcggaagcgttaacacaacgcggttgatgtagtcgtacgtcttcacgatccgaccgatcaagtaccgaacgcacggcacctccgagttcagcacacgttcagctcgatgacgtccctcgaactccgatccagccgagtgttgagggagagtttcgtcagcacgacggcgtggtgacgatgatgatgttctaccgacgcagggcttcgcctaagctccgctacgatattatcgaggtgtaatatggtggaggagggcaccgcacacggctaaaagatcgttgatcaattgtgtgtcgagaggtgccccctgcccccgtatataaaggagcaagggggaggccgccggccaaggaggagaggcgcgcctaggaggagtcctactcctaccgggagtaggactcccccccccttccat
This sequence is a window from Aegilops tauschii subsp. strangulata cultivar AL8/78 chromosome 7, Aet v6.0, whole genome shotgun sequence. Protein-coding genes within it:
- the LOC109785529 gene encoding pathogenesis-related protein 1-like; its protein translation is MPFNLMKERLEFIDADKCECKSTLIECGGIGTTIETATSHIKVEPAANGGSVVKVESTYKLLLLGNLPGVEVKDEITKAKDYAMAIFKAVEAYLIANPYA